The nucleotide sequence CTGTTTTGGCTGCGTTCGTATTGGTAGTGGCTGCTCATGCACAAGCGGCTGATGTTTATAAAATTGATACTAAAGCCAGCTCTGTGGCATGGAAAGGCACTAAAAAAGTGGGCGAATCCCACAATGGTGGCATCTCCGTAAAAGAGGGCGAAGTGACTGTTGATAAAGGTCAGTTGACCGGTGGTAACGTGGTTGTTGACATGACTACGATCACAAATGCTGACGTGAAAGATGCAGGCTACAACAAGAAGCTTGTAGGTCACTTGTCCACTGAAGATTTCTTCAACGCAGGCAAGTTCCCAACTTCCACTTTTAAAATCACTTCCGTAGCTCCATCCAAAACCAAAGGTGAAGTTTTGGTAAAAGGTGAATTCACTATGATCGGTGGTACTCACCCGATCGAGTTCCCTGCAAAAGTGACTGTTGATAAAGGTGTTGCAACTGGTGAAGCTGTTGTGAAAATCGACCGCACTAAATGGGGTCTGAAATACGGTTCTGGCAACTTCTTCAAAGAACTTGCTGGCGACAAAATCATCAACGACGAGTTCGAATTGACTTTGAAACTTGTTGCGAAAAAATAGTTTTCTTTTATAAAGACAAACTTGAAAAGGCATCACGGGTTTCGTGATGCCTTTTTTATTAGTTGAACACGAACTGACCTTGTCCGTGTTTTTGGTGCGGGATTTTTTCTCCGCGCATTTCCTGTACGCTGACCTCGATGGTTTCGCACATTTGATTTAATGCCAGGTCATTGTCCTCAGTCCCAAAGGGCTCTTCAATCTGATTCACGATCGCATCCAAAGCCATAAAGGTGTAAGCCACAAATGTACAGATCAACGGGGTCATCCAGCCAATGCTGTCCATCAGTCCAAACGGCAAAAGCACGCAGTAAATATAAACCGTGCGATGCAAGAGCACGGCGTAAGGATACGGGATCGGGGTGTTGGCGATGCGCTCACAGCCCCCGACAATGTCAGACATGTCGTTCAGGTTCTTGTCGAACATGCCGGCCGTGATGCTGTCGATACGCCCGGCATTCTTTTGATCCTGAACCCATTGGCCTAAATGACGTAGCAGCACCGCGGGTTTGTATTCCGCCTTGGACAGCTCCGTCGTCAGTTCCGGAGTCAGGCGTTGCAAGTCAGCCATGGCGTCGGTTTTGCGCAGCTGGTGTTTGGTGCAATAAGCAAAGGCGATGATCAGCTGCAGGAATCGGCGACTTTCCGTGTGATTGGCGTCAAGGCCTGTGAATGTCAGCGCTTGCCGGGTCAGGGATCTGGAAACATTCAGCAGCGATCCCCACAGCTTACGCCCTTCCCAGAAACGGTCATAGGCGGCCGAATTGCGAAACCCCAAAAAGATCGCCAGGGCAATCCCCATCAAAGTGAACGGCGTGGGGTTCAGAGAGACTTTGACTGAAAAAAACACGCCGTGAAAGTAAATCACCAGCGCAGAAAGAATGAAGATAAAAATCAGGCGCGGCAGAATCTCGGGCAGAACCGAGCCTTTCCACACCAACAGCATTTTAAACCAGTTGTATTTGGGCCGAATGACCATCGTGAACACCTCGATGAAATAAGCCTAGGCCCCCGGGGAATGTCTGTCAAAGAGCTGAGCGACAGGGGGCGCAAAGTGTTCGAACCGGGGTGGAGTGTTTTGTTCTGAGACGCGTTTCACAGTGAGAATAAGAAAGGATTTCCGGCAGTTCCGCTGTTTATGCTCTTGGCGAAGCCTTTGCACTTTCAAAGTTCGAAGTCCATCGAACAAGGAGTGGCTAAATGAAGAAAACCAAAATGATCTTTGCAGCTTTGCTGGCAGGCAGTCTGATGACCGCGTGTGCGAAGAAGGAT is from Bdellovibrio bacteriovorus str. Tiberius and encodes:
- a CDS encoding YceI family protein, with product MFKTVLAAFVLVVAAHAQAADVYKIDTKASSVAWKGTKKVGESHNGGISVKEGEVTVDKGQLTGGNVVVDMTTITNADVKDAGYNKKLVGHLSTEDFFNAGKFPTSTFKITSVAPSKTKGEVLVKGEFTMIGGTHPIEFPAKVTVDKGVATGEAVVKIDRTKWGLKYGSGNFFKELAGDKIINDEFELTLKLVAKK
- a CDS encoding bestrophin family protein, translating into MVIRPKYNWFKMLLVWKGSVLPEILPRLIFIFILSALVIYFHGVFFSVKVSLNPTPFTLMGIALAIFLGFRNSAAYDRFWEGRKLWGSLLNVSRSLTRQALTFTGLDANHTESRRFLQLIIAFAYCTKHQLRKTDAMADLQRLTPELTTELSKAEYKPAVLLRHLGQWVQDQKNAGRIDSITAGMFDKNLNDMSDIVGGCERIANTPIPYPYAVLLHRTVYIYCVLLPFGLMDSIGWMTPLICTFVAYTFMALDAIVNQIEEPFGTEDNDLALNQMCETIEVSVQEMRGEKIPHQKHGQGQFVFN